From Coffea arabica cultivar ET-39 chromosome 2e, Coffea Arabica ET-39 HiFi, whole genome shotgun sequence, the proteins below share one genomic window:
- the LOC113732872 gene encoding LOW QUALITY PROTEIN: transcription factor NAI1 (The sequence of the model RefSeq protein was modified relative to this genomic sequence to represent the inferred CDS: deleted 1 base in 1 codon; substituted 2 bases at 2 genomic stop codons), with translation MENSASSRFSAQEMEDHFLSDQCDIMNPFEEDLFGAFGDDLHSCDLPTKGNSSISPIIATNNSTTRLCVSAVIEAPPIVTERPTQLQNPNGCSWSTVYNFSSFDQPSSSPMLLTFGTXNPGADKVCDVLTSNGSFVKFDHRTTRIQKRGKRTGGRLATRSPSQTYDHIMAERKRRKHLGQLFSSLSSILPGLKKTDKTSVLGDAINXLKHLQEKVKTLEEQVTKQTVESVVLVKKSQLLVADDVSSDERGCNNNNQLVFPQIEAKVCDKEVLLKVHCENHQPGLLIKLLSKVEKLNLAVTNTSVTPFGNSALEVTIIAEMEKEFNMTTKELAKNLGSALPLVAQES, from the exons ATGGAGAATTCAGCATCATCACGGTTCTCTGCACAG GAAATGGAGGACCATTTTCTCAGTGACCAGTGTGATATCATGAACCCTTTTGAAGAAGACTTATTTGGTGCATTTGGAGACGATTTACATAGCTGTGATCTGCCTACGAAAGGCAACTCCTCTATCTCCCCTATCATTGCAACAAACAATTCCACTACCAGATTATGTGTATCTGCAGTCATAGAAGCTCCTCCAATAGTAACTGAAAGACCAACCCAACTGCAAAACCCAAATGGCTGTAGCTGGTCAACCGTCTATAACTTTTCTAGTTTTGATCAACCTTCTTCTTCTCCAATGCTTCTCACTTTTGGAACATAGAACCCTGGCGCGGATAAGGTCTGTGATGTTCTGACGTCCAATGGCTCATTTGTAAAATTTGATCATAGGACCACAAGAATTCAAAAAAGAGGAAAGAGAACTGGGGGTCGT CTAGCCACTAGGTCGCCTTCCCAAACGTACGATCACATAATGGCAGAAAGAAAACGACGCAAGCATCTGGGCCAGCTATTCTCGTCTCTTTCTTCCATACTTCCTGGCCTCAAGAAG ACGGATAAAACTTCAGTTCTTGGAGATGCCATAAACTAGTTGAAACATCTTCAGGAGAAAGTAAAGACACTAGAAGAACAAGTCACAAAGCAAACCGTGGAATCCGTGGTTCTTGTGAAGAAATCACAACTTCTGGTTGCAGATGATGTATCTTCAGATGAAAGGGGGTGCAACAATAATAATCAGCTAGTGTTCCCTCAAATTGAAGCCAAAGTTTGCGACAAGGAAGTTCTGCTAAAAGTCCATTGTGAAAATCATCAACCAGGACTGCTGATAAAATTACTTTCGAAGGTAGAAAAGCTCAATCTTGCCGTTACCAACACCAGCGTCACGCCGTTCGGAAATTCGGCTCTTGAAGTTACGATCATTGCCGAG ATGGAGAAAGAATTCAACATGACGACCAAAGAACTAGCAAAAAACCTTGGATCTGCCCTTCCCCTTGTAGCGCAAGAATCTTGA